From one Lolium rigidum isolate FL_2022 chromosome 4, APGP_CSIRO_Lrig_0.1, whole genome shotgun sequence genomic stretch:
- the LOC124707118 gene encoding putative cyclin-dependent kinase F-2, producing MDNYERLEKLGEGAAGVVYKARERRTGDIVALKRLRPAGRDDGQLSEDLRRELGCLMACRGHPSLVEIRAAGRDASNAFLVMEYVGPSLAQVMRERSGGFARPFPEADARRLMRQLLDGAAAMHALGVLHRDLKPDNVLVDAHGNLKICDFGLSRFAAPTTGAPYTAPVVTRWYRAPELLLGSREYDTGVDTWALGCIMAELLAGAPLFPGRTEMDQLNMVFNTVGTGDMTDWPAFVRLPRAGSPLCHQKRPPSRLREMFPALSSAGLDVLSGLLACRPDRRLTAADALRRPWFTDAESPDQARNACGARFSERVGGVADAIVV from the coding sequence ATGGACAACTACGAGCGGCTCGAAAAGCTCGGCGAGGGCGCCGCCGGCGTCGTCTACAAGGCCCGGGAGCGCCGCACCGGCGACATTGTCGCCCTCAAGCGCCTCCGCCCCGCCGGCCGCGACGACGGCCAGCTCTCGGAGGACCTCCGCCGCGAGCTGGGCTGCCTCATGGCGTGCCGCGGCCACCCTAGCCTCGTCGAGATACGGGCCGCCGGACGCGATGCCTCCAACGCGTTCCTCGTGATGGAGTACGTCGGCCCCAGCCTGGCGCAGGTCATGCGGGAGCGCAGCGGCGGCTTCGCAAGGCCGTTCCCCGAGGCCGACGCGCGCCGGCTCATGCGGCAGCTCCTCGACGGCGCCGCGGCCATGCACGCCCTCGGCGTCCTGCACCGCGACCTCAAGCCCGACAACGTCCTCGTCGACGCGCACGGCAACCTCAAGATCTGCGACTTCGGCCTGTCGCGCTTCGCCGCCCCTACTACGGGCGCGCCATACACGGCGCCCGTGGTCACGcggtggtaccgcgcgccggagCTCCTGCTGGGGTCGCGGGAGTACGACACGGGGGTGGACACGTGGGCGCTCGGGTGCATCATGGCCGAGCTCCTCGCCGGCGCGCCGCTGTTTCCCGGGAGGACGGAGATGGACCAGCTCAACATGGTGTTCAACACGGTCGGCACGGGCGACATGACGGACTGGCCTGCCTTCGTGCGCCTCCCGCGCGCCGGCTCGCCGCTTTGTCACCAGAAAAGGCCGCCCAGCCGGCTCCGGGAGATGTTCCCCGCATTGTCGTCCGCCGGACTCGACGTCCTCAGCGGGCTGCTGGCCTGCAGACCGGACAGGAGGCTCACCGCCGCGGACGCGCTCCGGCGTCCCTGGTTCACGGACGCCGAGTCACCTGACCAAGCACGTAACGCATGCGGCGCCCGATTCAGCGAGCGTGTCGGCGGCGTTGCTGATGCAATCGTTGTATAG